A single genomic interval of Natronoarchaeum philippinense harbors:
- a CDS encoding UPF0179 family protein, translating into MGQVTLIGTRLAEAGEEFVYHGEASGCDGCPYRSQCLNLSEGVKYEITSVRDNAQVLDCAMHDAGVQAVEVEPAAVRANVSARNAYAGSKVTLEGPCPHTECPSHEFCEPDGVAFEEEHRIDEIVGEPPHDYCMLDRDLTLVEFAPADE; encoded by the coding sequence ATGGGGCAGGTGACGCTTATTGGAACGCGGCTCGCCGAAGCAGGCGAGGAGTTCGTCTACCACGGCGAGGCCAGCGGTTGTGATGGCTGTCCGTACCGCAGCCAGTGTCTGAATCTCTCTGAGGGCGTAAAATACGAGATCACATCGGTCAGAGACAACGCGCAGGTGCTCGATTGTGCGATGCACGACGCCGGCGTGCAGGCCGTCGAAGTCGAGCCAGCGGCGGTCCGAGCGAACGTCTCGGCGCGCAACGCCTACGCCGGCTCGAAAGTCACGCTCGAAGGACCGTGTCCACACACCGAGTGCCCGAGTCACGAGTTCTGCGAGCCGGATGGCGTCGCGTTCGAGGAAGAGCACCGGATCGACGAGATCGTCGGCGAGCCGCCCCACGACTACTGCATGCTCGACCGGGACCTGACGCTGGTCGAGTTCGCGCCCGCTGACGAGTAG
- a CDS encoding succinylglutamate desuccinylase/aspartoacylase domain-containing protein encodes MRVEQLGDGTPELAIVGGIHGDEPSGVSAVERLIEASPPVERPVLLVIANERAIEAGERYLDADLNRVFPGDPDADAHEKRLAHELAERLQGTTALSMHATQSHPEPFMVSDRIDPLVERLGRSLPVESVVDTGEFIQGRLFRAIRTIEIESGLQGSDAAEAAAIRIAIAFLEELGALSGPVAADLRERFGVEPGPASASVPVFRLTRSVPKSGTDDHLVSVNNFELVDAGERFATADGVPVVAEEEFYPVLLSAEGYDEIFGYAAEKITELSSEPPQSAE; translated from the coding sequence ATGCGAGTCGAACAGTTGGGCGACGGAACGCCGGAGTTGGCTATCGTCGGCGGGATCCACGGCGACGAGCCCTCGGGCGTCAGTGCAGTCGAGCGCCTGATCGAGGCGTCGCCGCCGGTCGAGCGTCCCGTCTTGCTCGTCATCGCCAACGAGCGAGCGATCGAGGCCGGCGAGCGCTATCTCGACGCCGACCTCAACCGGGTGTTCCCGGGCGACCCCGACGCTGATGCCCACGAGAAGCGATTGGCCCACGAACTGGCCGAGCGACTGCAGGGGACGACCGCGCTGTCGATGCACGCGACCCAGTCCCACCCCGAGCCGTTCATGGTGAGCGACCGGATCGACCCGCTGGTCGAGCGGCTGGGCCGGTCACTGCCGGTCGAATCAGTCGTCGACACCGGCGAGTTCATTCAGGGCCGGCTGTTCCGCGCCATCCGAACTATCGAGATCGAGAGCGGACTGCAGGGCTCAGACGCTGCGGAGGCGGCCGCCATCCGTATCGCCATCGCGTTTCTGGAGGAACTGGGCGCACTGTCGGGGCCCGTCGCCGCGGACCTGCGCGAGCGCTTCGGCGTCGAGCCCGGCCCGGCGTCGGCGTCAGTCCCCGTGTTCAGGCTGACCCGGTCGGTGCCCAAATCGGGGACCGACGATCATCTGGTCTCGGTGAACAACTTCGAACTCGTCGACGCCGGAGAACGGTTTGCGACCGCCGACGGCGTCCCAGTCGTCGCCGAAGAGGAGTTCTATCCGGTGTTGCTCTCCGCCGAGGGGTACGACGAAATCTTCGGCTACGCCGCCGAGAAGATCACGGAGCTGTCGAGCGAGCCGCCCCAAAGCGCGGAGTGA
- a CDS encoding TIGR04053 family radical SAM/SPASM domain-containing protein, with amino-acid sequence MTVHVDTDRRPLVLIWELTQACELACDHCRADAVPDRHPDELTTEEGKRLLDQTAEFDENQLVVFSGGDPLKRDDLVELVDYGTDLGLNVSLTPSGTRSLTRDRLADLADAGLKRMALSLDGGSAASHDAFRGEAGSFEETIEAAEHARDLGVPLQINTTVCADTADRLPAIRDRVRDLGAVLWSVFFLVPVGRGAALDPVSPERSEAVMEWLQDAADEEPFGIKTTEAPHYRRVGIQREQAEREADGNDAGRRRRRGVTAGDGFAFVSHVGEVYPSGFLPESAGNVREDSIVDLYRNAPLFERLRDPDELRGKCGACPYRAVCGGSRSRAYATTGDPLASDPLCPFVPEEYDGPLPRERADS; translated from the coding sequence ATCACCGTGCACGTAGACACCGACCGTCGACCGCTCGTACTGATCTGGGAACTTACGCAGGCCTGCGAGCTGGCCTGCGATCACTGCCGGGCCGACGCCGTCCCGGACCGGCATCCCGACGAACTGACCACCGAGGAGGGAAAGCGCCTGCTCGACCAGACCGCCGAGTTCGACGAGAACCAGCTCGTCGTGTTTTCGGGTGGCGACCCGCTCAAGCGCGACGATCTGGTCGAGCTCGTCGACTACGGCACCGACCTCGGACTGAACGTCTCGCTGACGCCGAGTGGCACCCGGTCGCTGACCCGCGACCGACTCGCCGACCTCGCGGACGCCGGGCTCAAGCGCATGGCGCTCAGTCTCGACGGCGGCTCGGCGGCGTCTCACGACGCGTTCCGCGGCGAGGCCGGCAGTTTCGAGGAGACGATCGAGGCCGCCGAGCACGCCCGCGATCTGGGCGTGCCCTTGCAGATCAACACGACGGTCTGTGCCGACACCGCCGATCGGCTTCCCGCGATCCGCGACCGGGTCCGCGATCTCGGGGCGGTGCTCTGGAGCGTGTTCTTCCTCGTTCCCGTGGGCCGGGGCGCCGCGCTCGATCCCGTTTCGCCCGAGCGCTCCGAGGCGGTAATGGAGTGGCTGCAGGACGCCGCCGACGAGGAGCCGTTCGGGATCAAGACGACCGAAGCGCCCCACTACCGCCGCGTCGGCATCCAGCGCGAGCAAGCCGAGCGGGAGGCGGACGGCAACGACGCTGGACGCCGACGACGCCGCGGCGTCACGGCCGGCGACGGGTTCGCCTTCGTCAGCCACGTCGGCGAGGTCTACCCGTCGGGGTTCCTACCAGAGTCGGCCGGGAACGTCCGCGAGGACTCGATCGTCGATCTCTATCGAAACGCCCCGCTGTTCGAACGTCTGCGCGATCCCGACGAACTTCGCGGGAAGTGCGGCGCCTGTCCGTACCGAGCCGTCTGTGGCGGCAGTCGCTCGCGGGCGTACGCGACTACCGGCGATCCGCTGGCGAGCGACCCGCTTTGCCCGTTCGTTCCCGAGGAGTACGACGGCCCACTCCCCAGAGAGCGCGCCGACAGTTGA
- a CDS encoding Htur_1727 family rSAM-partnered candidate RiPP, whose translation MDDGSTRMEKATRARVGEEPRSDPLPEWDVFVREDSGGVMRHVGSVSAPTPEAAHEHASRLFGWFADDVWICESSEIHRFSTHSLGERGETATPDSGTEPRQHEWDE comes from the coding sequence ATGGACGACGGATCGACGCGGATGGAAAAAGCGACGCGCGCTCGGGTCGGGGAGGAACCGCGGAGCGATCCCCTCCCCGAGTGGGACGTGTTCGTGCGGGAGGATTCGGGTGGTGTGATGCGCCACGTCGGCAGCGTCAGCGCGCCGACGCCTGAAGCGGCCCACGAGCACGCCAGCCGACTGTTCGGCTGGTTTGCCGACGACGTGTGGATCTGCGAGTCATCCGAGATTCACCGTTTCTCGACGCACTCGCTGGGCGAGCGCGGCGAGACTGCGACGCCCGACTCGGGAACCGAACCGCGACAACACGAGTGGGACGAATGA
- a CDS encoding TIGR04347 family pseudo-SAM/SPASM protein: MISISKLLCDLDAEGDGLRYDAADESKKPQITEDKQRRPVVVWNVTKQCNLYCDHCYAGAESAAAPGELTTEEGKDLLDDLADYGAPVVLFSGGEPLAREDLPELVAYAADRGLRPVLSTNGTLLNRERARELRDAGLAYAGVSVDGLPERNDDFRGKEGAFEQAVHGIRACLDVGLKTGLRYTITKKNADDLEGVVDLLADVGVDRFCFYHLDYGGRGADISDVDLTPEERRGAVRRLCDMTREYRDRGEEIETLLVGNYADAGFLVEYAREELGEARADSIYRYLRRNGGDPTGERVADIDYQGDVHLTQFWQGYSLGNVRDRSFGDIWADESNPLLGRLREREDHLTGRCADCQYKEICRGGSRLRALAEHDDPFAPDPQCYLTDAERTGNRTPPMPSD, encoded by the coding sequence ATGATCTCGATCAGCAAACTGCTCTGTGACCTCGACGCCGAGGGCGACGGGTTGCGCTACGACGCCGCCGACGAGTCGAAAAAGCCCCAGATCACCGAGGACAAACAGCGTCGGCCGGTCGTCGTCTGGAACGTCACCAAGCAGTGTAACCTCTACTGCGACCACTGCTACGCCGGCGCCGAGTCCGCCGCGGCGCCCGGCGAACTGACGACCGAGGAGGGCAAAGACCTGCTCGACGATCTGGCCGACTACGGCGCGCCCGTCGTGCTGTTTTCGGGCGGCGAGCCCTTGGCCCGCGAGGACCTGCCCGAACTCGTCGCGTACGCCGCCGACCGTGGACTCAGACCCGTGCTTTCGACGAACGGAACCTTGCTGAACCGCGAGCGAGCCCGAGAACTGCGCGACGCCGGACTGGCCTACGCCGGCGTCTCCGTCGACGGGCTCCCCGAGCGCAACGACGACTTCCGGGGCAAAGAGGGCGCCTTCGAGCAGGCGGTCCACGGCATCCGGGCGTGTCTCGATGTCGGCCTCAAGACGGGACTGCGCTACACGATCACGAAGAAAAACGCCGACGACCTCGAAGGCGTGGTCGACCTGCTCGCGGACGTCGGCGTCGACCGATTCTGCTTCTATCACCTCGACTACGGCGGCCGCGGCGCCGACATCAGCGACGTGGACCTCACGCCCGAGGAGCGCCGGGGCGCCGTGCGTCGGCTCTGTGATATGACCCGCGAGTACCGCGACCGCGGCGAGGAGATCGAGACGCTGCTCGTGGGAAACTACGCCGACGCCGGCTTTCTGGTCGAGTACGCGCGCGAGGAACTCGGCGAAGCGCGCGCCGACAGCATCTACCGGTATCTGCGACGCAACGGCGGCGACCCGACGGGCGAGCGCGTCGCCGACATCGACTATCAGGGCGACGTGCACCTCACGCAGTTCTGGCAGGGCTACAGCCTCGGAAACGTGCGGGACCGCTCCTTTGGCGACATCTGGGCGGACGAGTCGAACCCGCTGCTGGGACGGCTCCGCGAGCGCGAGGACCACCTCACGGGGCGCTGTGCGGACTGTCAGTACAAGGAGATCTGCCGGGGCGGCTCGCGGCTGCGCGCACTGGCCGAGCACGACGATCCTTTCGCGCCGGACCCGCAGTGTTACCTGACCGACGCCGAACGAACCGGCAACCGGACGCCGCCGATGCCCTCGGACTGA
- a CDS encoding DUF2249 domain-containing protein, whose translation MEPLEDRAVETVDAPQRPRETLDVRQLGPPKPLSETLELLAELDDEIVLFQLNDRAPQHLYPKLDDRGYVYDTVDLDDATVTAIWREDAEA comes from the coding sequence ATGGAACCGCTCGAAGACCGCGCCGTCGAGACCGTCGACGCACCGCAGCGCCCCCGGGAAACGCTGGATGTCCGGCAGCTCGGGCCGCCGAAGCCGCTGTCCGAGACGTTGGAGTTGCTCGCCGAACTCGACGACGAGATCGTCCTGTTTCAGTTGAACGATCGTGCGCCACAGCACCTGTACCCGAAACTCGACGACCGCGGGTACGTCTACGACACCGTCGACCTCGACGACGCGACGGTGACGGCGATCTGGCGCGAGGACGCCGAAGCCTGA
- a CDS encoding helix-turn-helix domain-containing protein yields the protein MTQARLSVTLPDGTWIKDVSTDHPEATFRVLAAMPGESAGFGLVRITGDDLASVLEAMGDHEVLTSVDPLEGSDDRVLVQFETTRPLLLFSARESGVPIELPMDIRDGEASMEVTASRDRLSMLGEQLDAFGLPFEVELVRERVDSERLLTDRQRELLVEAVERGYYDTPRECSVTELAEAIGCAKSTCSETLHRAEERVIKQFVGDLPDAEPEPELDVGR from the coding sequence ATGACTCAGGCACGACTCTCGGTAACCCTACCGGACGGCACGTGGATCAAGGACGTATCGACCGACCACCCCGAGGCGACGTTTCGGGTGCTCGCCGCCATGCCCGGCGAATCGGCTGGCTTTGGGCTCGTCCGGATCACCGGCGACGATCTGGCGAGCGTGCTGGAAGCGATGGGCGACCACGAGGTGCTGACATCGGTCGACCCGCTGGAGGGAAGCGACGATCGGGTGCTCGTTCAGTTCGAGACGACGCGGCCGCTGTTGCTGTTCTCGGCCCGCGAGTCCGGCGTCCCGATCGAACTGCCGATGGATATCCGGGACGGCGAGGCGTCGATGGAGGTGACGGCCTCCCGCGACCGGCTCTCGATGCTCGGCGAGCAACTCGACGCCTTCGGCCTCCCCTTCGAGGTCGAACTCGTCCGCGAGCGCGTCGACAGCGAGCGCCTGCTGACCGACCGCCAGCGCGAACTCCTCGTCGAAGCCGTCGAGCGGGGCTACTACGACACGCCTCGGGAGTGCTCGGTGACCGAACTGGCCGAGGCGATCGGCTGCGCGAAATCGACCTGCAGCGAGACGCTGCATCGCGCCGAAGAGCGGGTGATCAAGCAGTTCGTCGGCGACCTCCCGGACGCCGAACCCGAGCCCGAACTGGATGTCGGCCGGTGA
- a CDS encoding DUF7521 family protein: protein MDHLSAVIVIANTITLVFGGAITGLAHRAAARTGSPALRSLSVGLGLVTLGTLLGGGLHQLLDAPLLASLAVQSIFTATGFVALAYSLYAERTPVVETVDTV from the coding sequence ATGGACCACCTCTCGGCGGTCATCGTCATTGCCAACACGATCACGCTCGTGTTCGGCGGGGCGATCACCGGCCTCGCACACCGCGCCGCGGCACGGACCGGCTCGCCGGCGCTGCGCTCGCTCAGCGTCGGCCTCGGCCTCGTCACGCTCGGGACGTTGCTCGGCGGCGGGCTCCACCAACTGCTCGATGCACCGCTGCTTGCCAGTCTCGCCGTCCAGAGCATCTTCACCGCGACGGGATTTGTCGCGCTGGCGTACTCGCTGTACGCCGAGCGGACGCCCGTCGTCGAGACGGTCGATACCGTCTGA
- a CDS encoding O-acetylhomoserine aminocarboxypropyltransferase/cysteine synthase family protein, which translates to MSDDDTPGFFTQSVHAGQEPDSATGSRAPPIYQTTSYEFDDAEHAASLFALEETGNIYSRIMNPTNGMLEQRLATLEGGVGAIATSSGMAALDLATFTLASAGDNIVTASSLYGGTYTYFTHTAPRRNVETRFVDTLDYDAYEEAIDEDTAYVHLETIGNPSLVTPDIERVAEIAHDNGAPLFVDNTFATPYLCNPLEHGADLVWHSTTKWIHGSGSTVGGVLIDGGSFPWEEGNYSEIAEDNPAYHGLNFRETFGDAAFAFTARARSMRDLGNQQAPFDAWVTLQKLETLPLRVQRHSDNAQIVAEHLDDHPEVEWVTYPGLADHETHETASEYLDGGYGGMITFGLSEGEEAGRKLSESTELASLLANVGDAKTLIIHPASTTHQQLTEEEQIASGVTPDLVRLSVGLEDVEDIIADLDQAIEAATE; encoded by the coding sequence ATGAGCGACGACGACACGCCCGGGTTTTTCACCCAAAGCGTTCACGCTGGACAGGAACCAGATTCGGCCACCGGTTCGCGCGCACCGCCGATCTATCAGACCACCTCCTACGAGTTCGACGACGCAGAGCACGCCGCGTCGCTGTTTGCCCTCGAAGAGACGGGCAACATCTACAGTCGGATCATGAACCCGACGAACGGGATGCTCGAGCAGCGCCTCGCAACGCTCGAAGGCGGCGTCGGCGCCATCGCCACCTCCAGCGGGATGGCGGCGCTGGATCTGGCGACCTTCACGCTCGCGTCGGCGGGCGACAACATCGTAACGGCGTCGTCGCTGTACGGCGGCACCTACACCTACTTCACCCACACGGCGCCACGGCGGAACGTCGAGACGCGCTTCGTCGACACGCTCGACTACGACGCCTACGAAGAGGCCATCGACGAGGACACCGCCTACGTCCATCTCGAAACCATCGGCAACCCGTCGCTGGTGACGCCGGACATCGAGCGCGTCGCCGAGATCGCCCACGACAACGGCGCGCCGCTGTTCGTCGACAACACCTTTGCGACGCCGTATCTCTGCAACCCCTTAGAGCACGGCGCCGACCTCGTCTGGCACTCCACGACGAAGTGGATCCACGGCAGCGGCTCGACGGTCGGCGGCGTCCTGATCGACGGCGGCTCGTTCCCGTGGGAGGAAGGCAACTACTCCGAGATCGCCGAGGACAACCCCGCGTATCACGGCCTGAACTTCCGCGAGACGTTCGGCGACGCTGCCTTCGCCTTCACGGCCCGCGCACGGTCGATGCGCGACCTCGGCAACCAGCAGGCGCCGTTCGACGCGTGGGTCACGCTCCAGAAGCTCGAAACGCTGCCCCTGCGCGTTCAGCGCCACTCCGACAACGCACAGATCGTCGCCGAGCACCTCGACGACCACCCCGAGGTCGAGTGGGTCACCTACCCCGGTCTGGCCGACCACGAGACCCACGAGACCGCCTCGGAGTACCTCGACGGCGGCTACGGCGGCATGATCACATTCGGCCTCAGCGAGGGCGAGGAGGCCGGACGCAAGCTCTCTGAGTCGACCGAACTCGCCAGCCTGCTGGCGAACGTCGGCGACGCCAAGACGCTGATCATCCACCCCGCCAGCACCACCCACCAGCAACTCACCGAGGAAGAGCAGATCGCAAGCGGCGTCACGCCGGACCTCGTTCGCCTGTCGGTCGGCCTCGAAGACGTCGAGGACATCATCGCCGACCTCGATCAGGCGATCGAGGCAGCGACCGAGTGA
- a CDS encoding cupin domain-containing protein, with protein MVSHQSLDELEGAPHAELFPGEEPQTIRLSLEAGEEIAPHQHPDRQIVFHQLSGAIDVTLGEETYELAPGDVVRFDGDQYVSPAAQTDAEALLVLAPRS; from the coding sequence ATGGTCTCACACCAGTCGCTCGACGAACTCGAGGGAGCGCCCCACGCCGAACTGTTTCCCGGCGAGGAGCCCCAGACGATCCGCCTGTCGCTCGAAGCAGGCGAGGAGATCGCGCCCCACCAGCATCCCGACCGTCAGATCGTGTTCCATCAGCTCTCGGGCGCGATCGACGTGACGCTGGGCGAGGAGACGTACGAACTCGCGCCGGGCGACGTAGTCCGGTTCGACGGCGATCAGTACGTCTCGCCGGCTGCACAAACCGACGCGGAAGCGCTGTTGGTGCTGGCGCCGCGTTCCTGA
- a CDS encoding DUF2249 domain-containing protein — MTTIDAREIPPVQRHDEIHAAFHDLDSGETLTIVNDHEPKPLFYEMQAEIDSFDAENYEVEQRGPEEFVAKLPKE, encoded by the coding sequence ATGACGACGATCGACGCCCGCGAGATCCCGCCCGTACAGCGTCACGACGAGATCCACGCCGCGTTCCACGACCTCGACAGCGGCGAGACGCTCACCATCGTCAACGACCACGAGCCAAAACCGCTGTTCTACGAAATGCAAGCCGAAATCGACTCGTTCGACGCCGAAAACTACGAAGTCGAACAGCGCGGCCCCGAGGAGTTCGTCGCAAAGCTCCCCAAGGAATAA
- the purM gene encoding phosphoribosylformylglycinamidine cyclo-ligase, whose amino-acid sequence MSDDEDRLTYSEAGVDIEESEAATAALLDAVGNVVDTEYAGLLDIGDRFLGLATDGVGTKLLVAEALGDYSTVGIDCMAMNANDLVAAGVEPVAFVDYLAVDEPSEKFAEQVGDGLAAGAEEAGVALLGGETAVMPDVIDGLDLAGTCAGLTPKDATFDGDAEPGDALVGFPSSGVHSNGLTLAREAVTREHEYDDPFPPNPGRTIGEELLEPTRLYTYLLDPMREHGVRAAAHVTGGGWTNLERMGEHRYEITDPLPAQDIFEFVQQEGNVTDEEMHRTFNMGTGFVAALPAERAEALADATDGQVIGTVEAGDGVAVRGLEL is encoded by the coding sequence ATGAGTGACGACGAGGACCGCCTCACCTACTCGGAGGCGGGCGTCGACATCGAGGAGAGCGAGGCGGCGACCGCGGCGCTGCTTGACGCCGTAGGCAACGTCGTCGACACGGAGTACGCCGGCCTGCTGGACATCGGGGACCGATTCCTCGGGCTGGCGACCGACGGCGTCGGGACGAAGCTGCTGGTCGCCGAGGCGTTGGGCGACTACTCGACGGTCGGGATCGACTGCATGGCGATGAACGCCAACGATCTGGTCGCCGCCGGCGTCGAGCCGGTCGCGTTCGTCGACTATCTGGCCGTCGACGAGCCCAGCGAGAAGTTCGCCGAGCAAGTCGGCGACGGCCTCGCAGCGGGCGCCGAGGAGGCCGGCGTCGCGCTGCTAGGCGGCGAGACGGCCGTCATGCCCGACGTGATCGACGGGCTGGATCTCGCGGGCACCTGCGCCGGCCTGACGCCGAAAGACGCGACGTTCGACGGCGACGCCGAACCGGGCGACGCGCTCGTCGGGTTCCCCTCCAGCGGCGTCCACTCGAACGGGCTGACGCTGGCCCGCGAGGCCGTCACGCGCGAGCACGAGTACGACGACCCGTTCCCGCCGAACCCCGGCCGGACGATCGGCGAGGAACTGCTCGAACCGACGCGGCTGTACACCTACTTACTCGACCCGATGCGAGAGCACGGCGTCCGCGCGGCGGCCCACGTCACCGGCGGCGGCTGGACCAACCTCGAACGCATGGGCGAGCACCGCTACGAGATCACCGACCCACTCCCCGCGCAGGATATCTTCGAGTTCGTCCAGCAGGAGGGCAACGTCACCGACGAGGAGATGCACCGGACGTTCAACATGGGTACCGGCTTCGTCGCCGCCCTGCCCGCCGAGCGCGCCGAGGCGCTGGCCGACGCCACGGACGGGCAGGTCATCGGGACGGTCGAGGCAGGCGACGGCGTCGCAGTCCGCGGGCTGGAACTGTAG
- a CDS encoding AtzH-like domain-containing protein — MTAAETIGEYYDALQSGDPLAPFFSDRATVKFGVGESLFGADEIRAALREQTATTEDWQVDSTRLDVTAGDGYAWFGDEVELAWTDAGTGQRWTFDTRWSGTLERIDGEWQFVSMHVSAPRRL; from the coding sequence ATGACCGCCGCAGAGACGATCGGCGAGTACTACGACGCCCTGCAAAGCGGCGATCCCCTCGCCCCGTTTTTCTCGGACCGTGCGACCGTCAAGTTCGGCGTCGGCGAGTCGCTGTTCGGCGCCGACGAGATCCGTGCGGCGCTGCGCGAACAGACCGCGACCACCGAGGACTGGCAGGTCGATTCGACGCGGCTAGACGTGACAGCGGGCGACGGCTACGCCTGGTTCGGTGACGAGGTCGAACTGGCGTGGACCGACGCCGGGACGGGCCAGCGATGGACGTTCGATACGCGCTGGAGCGGGACACTCGAACGAATTGACGGCGAATGGCAGTTCGTCTCGATGCACGTCAGCGCCCCACGGAGGCTCTGA
- a CDS encoding zinc-dependent metalloprotease, with protein MSLYRSVRAVTGASGTGAIDWDAVAEAACASTDPGALDLSETEREGYAADVREARAAVSAVGDVDFDVPRTVEIQNRHHWIDANVETFSRVMRPLEEHTEVALPGVSRVLNTGTMSFMLAFLGRNVLGQYDPLLLAEGEDTDHALYFVHPNIRSVADTLDVEYERFRRWIAFHEVTHAAEFGAAPWLSDHLEAQMEDGIETLAGGRLDRESFRELDATMTVVEGYAELLMDHAFDGEYADLRAKLDARRQGRGPIASFVRRALGLGVKRRQYERGKAFFERVADQRGVEAANAVWDGPENLPSDAELDDADAWLRRVDP; from the coding sequence ATGAGTCTCTATCGTAGCGTCCGTGCGGTTACGGGGGCGTCGGGAACCGGCGCGATCGACTGGGACGCCGTCGCCGAGGCTGCCTGCGCCAGCACCGACCCCGGCGCGCTCGATCTGTCCGAGACCGAGCGCGAGGGGTACGCCGCCGACGTCCGGGAGGCCCGCGCGGCCGTGAGCGCGGTCGGCGACGTGGACTTCGACGTGCCCCGGACCGTCGAGATACAGAACCGCCACCACTGGATCGACGCCAACGTCGAGACGTTCTCGCGCGTGATGCGCCCGCTCGAAGAGCACACCGAGGTCGCGCTGCCGGGCGTCTCGCGCGTTCTCAACACCGGGACGATGAGCTTCATGCTCGCCTTCCTCGGTCGGAACGTGCTGGGCCAGTACGACCCGCTGTTGCTCGCCGAGGGCGAGGACACCGACCACGCGCTGTATTTCGTCCACCCGAACATCCGCAGCGTCGCCGACACGCTGGACGTGGAGTACGAGCGGTTCCGGCGCTGGATCGCCTTCCACGAAGTTACCCACGCCGCCGAGTTCGGCGCCGCGCCGTGGCTCTCGGACCACCTCGAAGCGCAGATGGAAGACGGCATCGAGACGCTGGCGGGTGGGCGTCTCGACCGCGAGTCGTTCCGCGAACTCGACGCCACGATGACGGTCGTCGAGGGGTACGCAGAACTGCTAATGGACCACGCCTTCGACGGCGAGTACGCCGACCTCCGGGCGAAGCTCGACGCCCGCCGGCAGGGCCGCGGCCCGATCGCCTCGTTCGTCCGGCGTGCGCTCGGCCTCGGCGTCAAGCGACGCCAGTACGAGCGCGGCAAGGCCTTCTTCGAGCGCGTGGCCGACCAACGCGGCGTCGAAGCCGCGAACGCCGTCTGGGACGGTCCCGAGAATCTGCCGTCTGACGCCGAACTCGACGACGCCGACGCGTGGCTGCGCCGCGTCGATCCCTGA